From Chloroflexota bacterium, a single genomic window includes:
- a CDS encoding zinc-binding dehydrogenase: MKAVVYYERAGGAVEIRDVPIPTFGPDECLVKVRYCGVCGTELHLFHGQLNSLAHPPVILGHEWCGEVAEVGERVQGLRPGDRVVSETAAYTCGTCSFCRSGEYHLCPQRLGFGYGVDGAFTSYVRARAVLLHHVPEEVTDEAAAMCEPICVAYNALFEKSRIRPGDTVVIIGPGPVGLFALQLARLAGAGTVMVTGTSRDKGRLALAKQLGADFTVVVPDEDPVPLVRGVGDGMGAHLVVDCAGTGPAVQQAIDLVRRNGQITKIGFALTPLNLTLDEIVTRGITLQGSFSHNWRTWEAVLELLRLGRIQTEPMLSAILPITSWREAFEQLESQQAVKILLHPVD; encoded by the coding sequence ATGAAAGCCGTTGTGTACTACGAGCGGGCCGGTGGCGCGGTGGAAATCCGCGATGTCCCCATCCCCACCTTTGGCCCGGACGAATGCCTGGTCAAGGTGCGCTACTGCGGCGTCTGCGGCACCGAACTTCACCTGTTCCACGGGCAACTGAACTCCTTGGCCCATCCCCCCGTGATTCTGGGCCACGAGTGGTGCGGCGAAGTGGCGGAGGTTGGGGAGCGCGTGCAAGGGCTCCGGCCCGGCGACCGGGTGGTTTCGGAGACGGCGGCCTACACCTGCGGCACGTGTTCGTTCTGCCGTTCGGGTGAATATCACCTGTGTCCCCAGCGGCTGGGGTTTGGCTACGGGGTGGACGGCGCTTTCACGTCCTACGTTCGGGCGCGGGCCGTCTTGCTTCATCATGTCCCAGAAGAAGTTACAGATGAGGCGGCCGCCATGTGCGAGCCCATTTGCGTGGCCTACAACGCGCTGTTTGAGAAGAGCCGAATCCGCCCCGGCGACACGGTCGTGATTATCGGCCCGGGGCCGGTGGGCCTGTTTGCGCTGCAACTGGCGAGACTCGCGGGCGCGGGCACCGTGATGGTAACCGGCACGAGCAGGGACAAGGGACGTCTGGCGTTGGCGAAGCAACTCGGCGCCGATTTCACCGTGGTCGTGCCCGACGAGGACCCCGTGCCCCTGGTCCGTGGCGTTGGGGATGGGATGGGGGCGCATCTGGTGGTGGACTGCGCCGGCACTGGGCCTGCCGTGCAGCAGGCCATAGACCTGGTGAGGCGCAACGGCCAGATTACGAAGATCGGCTTCGCCCTCACGCCGCTGAACCTAACGCTGGACGAGATCGTAACGAGGGGCATCACGTTGCAGGGTTCTTTTAGCCACAATTGGAGAACGTGGGAGGCGGTACTTGAACTGTTGCGCCTGGGTCGCATTCAGACGGAGCCGATGCTCAGCGCGATCCTGCCCATCACATCCTGGCGCGAGGCCTTTGAGCAATTGGAATCGCAGCAGGCCGTGAAAATCCTGCTTCATCCGGTGGACTGA